One stretch of Comamonas testosteroni DNA includes these proteins:
- a CDS encoding LysR family transcriptional regulator, whose translation MKLDPITLRLFVAVMEESAIARAAAREHIAPSAASRRLAELEDQLQLELFTRSNRGSQPTAAAYALLNMARGVLNELDGIATQMKDYAQGGEQGLRGHVRVMANISSITQFLPAQLQSFLSRHPLVDVRLQERVSTDIARAVADNEADIGLLNNGSYGSKISLRPYRRDRLAVVMPQSHPLAGEHRLRLEQVLEHDLIGMHADSALNHLITRSAADQGLQPRLRMKVTGYDALCLMVAAGLGIGILPEGSAHIYMGALPLRCIRLDEVWAERQLMLCVRSQDALSPVAQLLVEHLCQSASTDQD comes from the coding sequence ATGAAACTGGACCCGATCACCCTGCGCCTGTTTGTGGCCGTGATGGAAGAAAGCGCCATCGCACGTGCCGCTGCACGTGAGCACATTGCCCCCTCGGCCGCCAGCCGCCGCCTGGCCGAGCTGGAGGACCAGTTGCAGCTTGAGCTGTTCACACGCAGCAACCGGGGCAGCCAGCCCACGGCCGCCGCCTACGCACTGCTGAACATGGCGCGCGGCGTGCTCAACGAGCTGGACGGCATCGCCACGCAGATGAAGGACTACGCCCAGGGCGGCGAGCAAGGCCTGCGCGGCCACGTGCGCGTGATGGCCAATATTTCCAGCATCACCCAGTTTCTGCCGGCCCAGCTGCAGAGCTTTCTGAGCCGGCACCCATTGGTGGACGTGCGGCTGCAGGAGCGCGTGAGCACCGATATCGCGCGCGCCGTGGCCGACAACGAGGCCGATATCGGCCTGCTCAACAACGGCAGCTACGGCAGCAAGATCAGCCTGCGCCCCTATCGCCGGGACCGGCTGGCCGTGGTCATGCCCCAATCCCATCCGCTGGCCGGCGAGCACAGGCTGCGCCTGGAGCAGGTCCTCGAGCATGATCTGATCGGCATGCATGCCGACAGTGCGCTCAACCATCTGATCACCCGCTCTGCCGCCGACCAGGGCCTGCAGCCGCGCCTGCGCATGAAGGTGACAGGCTATGACGCGCTGTGCCTGATGGTGGCCGCCGGCCTGGGCATTGGCATTCTTCCCGAAGGCAGCGCCCATATCTACATGGGCGCCCTGCCCTTGCGCTGCATCCGCCTGGACGAAGTCTGGGCCGAGCGCCAGCTCATGCTCTGCGTACGTTCCCAGGATGCACTCTCGCCCGTCGCACAACTGCTGGTCGAGCACCTGTGCCAGAGCGCCTCAACCGATCAAGACTGA
- a CDS encoding CaiB/BaiF CoA transferase family protein — translation MTTMNIQDPATQIATPRALEGVKVVEMGQLIAGPFCGKTLGEFGADVIKIEAPGAGDPLRNWRLIKEGTSVWWQVQSRNKRSVALDLRQQEAQAVARQLIAEADVLVENFRPGTLEGWGMSPEELHAINPGLVILRISGYGQTGPYRDLPGFGVIGEAMGGLRHLTAEPGRVPVRVGVSIGDTLAALHGVIGVMMALYHRKVNGGPGQVIDVALHEAVFNIMESLIPEYSAFGAVREAAGSALPGIAPSNAYPCQDGWVLVAGNGDSIFKRLMTAIGRQDLADAPDLGDNAGRVQRVAEIDAAIGTWTQARSVQTVMDELGAARVPAGKVYTAKDIAEDPHYRAREMILTQRTRDGFELQVPGVVPKLSLTPGTVRSSAPHVGDDTDAVLAEIGLSAEQIAQLRAKGIVQ, via the coding sequence ATGACGACGATGAATATCCAAGACCCCGCCACGCAGATCGCCACGCCGCGCGCGCTGGAAGGGGTGAAAGTGGTGGAAATGGGCCAGCTGATTGCCGGTCCCTTCTGTGGCAAGACCCTGGGCGAGTTTGGTGCCGATGTCATCAAGATCGAGGCGCCCGGTGCCGGCGACCCGCTGCGCAACTGGCGCCTGATCAAGGAAGGCACCTCCGTTTGGTGGCAGGTGCAGTCGCGCAACAAGCGCTCGGTGGCACTGGATCTGCGCCAGCAGGAGGCGCAGGCCGTGGCGCGCCAGCTGATCGCCGAAGCCGACGTGCTGGTCGAGAACTTCCGCCCCGGCACGCTGGAGGGCTGGGGTATGTCGCCCGAGGAGTTGCATGCCATCAACCCCGGGCTGGTGATCCTGCGCATCTCGGGCTACGGTCAGACAGGCCCCTATCGCGATCTGCCGGGCTTTGGTGTGATCGGCGAAGCCATGGGCGGGCTGCGCCATCTGACGGCCGAGCCGGGCCGGGTGCCGGTGCGCGTGGGCGTGTCGATAGGCGATACGCTGGCAGCCCTGCATGGCGTGATCGGCGTGATGATGGCTCTGTATCACCGCAAGGTGAACGGCGGTCCCGGCCAGGTGATCGACGTGGCCCTGCATGAGGCCGTGTTCAACATCATGGAAAGTCTGATCCCCGAGTACAGCGCCTTTGGTGCCGTGCGCGAGGCCGCAGGCAGTGCGCTGCCGGGCATTGCGCCCTCGAATGCCTATCCCTGCCAGGATGGCTGGGTGCTGGTGGCGGGCAATGGCGACTCCATCTTCAAGCGGCTCATGACGGCCATCGGCCGCCAGGATCTGGCGGATGCGCCCGATCTGGGCGACAACGCCGGCCGCGTCCAGCGCGTGGCCGAGATCGATGCCGCGATTGGCACATGGACGCAGGCACGCAGCGTGCAGACGGTGATGGACGAGCTGGGCGCGGCACGCGTGCCGGCCGGCAAGGTCTACACGGCCAAGGATATTGCCGAGGATCCGCATTACCGGGCGCGCGAGATGATTCTGACCCAGCGCACCCGCGATGGTTTCGAGCTTCAGGTGCCCGGCGTGGTGCCCAAGCTCTCGCTGACGCCGGGCACGGTGCGCAGCAGCGCCCCCCATGTGGGCGACGACACCGATGCCGTGCTGGCCGAGATCGGTCTGAGCGCCGAGCAGATCGCGCAGCTGCGCGCCAAGGGGATTGTCCAATGA
- a CDS encoding hydroxymethylglutaryl-CoA lyase, which translates to MMAADLNTTVWTGAGRRIHMNEVGTRDGLQMEQAFVSTEDKIVLVNALSEAGLSKIEVTAFVSPKAIPALRDGEIVMREIVRRPGTVYTALVPNVRGAERAIDAQTDELNLVMSVSETHNLCNLRMQRSQSFEALRQVVATAQQAATPVNVSLSCCFGCPMEGDVAEAEVLAWVQRFADLGVQGITLCDTTGMAYPNQVHSMVLAFKARWPQLGLTLHFHNTRGMALANVLASIAAGADRFDASIGGLGGCPYAPGASGNACTEEIVHALQLMGYDTGTDLARIVAAARSLPALIGHETPSQIVKAGARWDLHQPPADFAEIKERAQARA; encoded by the coding sequence ATGATGGCCGCCGACCTGAATACGACGGTGTGGACCGGTGCGGGTCGCCGCATCCACATGAACGAAGTCGGCACGCGCGACGGTCTGCAGATGGAGCAGGCCTTTGTGTCCACCGAGGACAAGATTGTGCTGGTCAACGCACTGTCCGAGGCCGGCCTGTCCAAGATCGAAGTCACGGCCTTTGTCTCGCCCAAGGCCATTCCGGCCCTGCGCGACGGCGAGATCGTGATGCGCGAGATCGTGCGTCGGCCGGGCACGGTCTATACGGCGCTGGTGCCCAATGTGCGCGGCGCGGAGCGTGCCATCGATGCGCAGACCGACGAGCTCAATCTGGTGATGTCGGTCAGCGAGACGCACAACCTCTGCAATCTGCGCATGCAGCGCAGCCAGTCCTTCGAGGCACTCAGGCAGGTGGTTGCCACGGCGCAGCAGGCGGCAACGCCCGTCAACGTATCGCTTTCCTGCTGCTTCGGCTGCCCCATGGAAGGCGATGTGGCCGAGGCCGAAGTGCTGGCCTGGGTGCAGCGCTTTGCCGATCTGGGTGTGCAGGGCATCACGCTGTGCGACACCACGGGCATGGCCTATCCCAACCAGGTGCACTCCATGGTCCTGGCCTTCAAGGCGCGCTGGCCGCAACTGGGCCTGACCCTGCACTTCCACAACACGCGCGGCATGGCGCTGGCCAATGTGCTGGCCTCCATAGCTGCGGGTGCGGATCGCTTTGACGCCTCGATTGGCGGTCTGGGCGGCTGTCCCTATGCGCCGGGTGCCTCGGGCAATGCCTGCACCGAAGAGATCGTGCATGCGCTGCAGCTCATGGGCTATGACACGGGCACGGACCTGGCCCGCATCGTCGCGGCCGCCCGCAGCCTGCCGGCACTGATCGGCCACGAGACGCCGAGCCAGATCGTCAAGGCCGGTGCGCGCTGGGACCTGCACCAGCCGCCAGCGGATTTTGCCGAGATCAAGGAACGCGCCCAGGCCAGGGCCTGA
- a CDS encoding Bug family tripartite tricarboxylate transporter substrate binding protein — protein MTVQRQRLHFLLAAAAAATGLAGAPAMAQGSYPSKTVLMIVPAAAGGTTDLAGRMAAQALAPVIGQSVVVDNKGGGNGAIAANLVKRADPDGYTLLMQYSGYHVISPHLTKARSWEQSDFAPVANVLSAPQIIVVRSELPVKTLAELVSYTKANPGKLNYASSGNGSLQHVTGAMLEQQAGVKMVHVPYKGSGPALQDLLGGQVDLTFGTAPPFMPHVQSGKLRVLAVTGKQRLPSLPNVPTTAEAGYPGVNATSWFAVFAPKATPQPVIDKLAADIKKVVQDPAFRKKAEEQGATADYMNPQQLAAMVKTEYGNWAQVVKSSKIEAE, from the coding sequence ATGACTGTTCAACGTCAACGCCTTCATTTCCTGCTTGCGGCGGCCGCTGCCGCCACCGGCCTTGCCGGTGCCCCGGCCATGGCCCAGGGCAGCTATCCCAGCAAAACCGTGCTGATGATCGTGCCCGCCGCTGCGGGCGGTACCACCGATCTGGCCGGCCGCATGGCCGCACAGGCGCTGGCGCCGGTGATCGGGCAATCGGTGGTGGTGGACAACAAGGGCGGCGGCAACGGCGCCATCGCCGCCAATCTGGTCAAGCGTGCCGATCCCGACGGCTATACGCTGCTGATGCAGTACTCGGGCTACCACGTCATCTCCCCGCACCTGACCAAGGCCAGAAGCTGGGAGCAAAGCGACTTTGCCCCTGTGGCCAATGTGCTGTCGGCACCGCAGATCATCGTCGTGCGCTCCGAGCTGCCGGTGAAGACGCTGGCCGAGCTGGTGAGCTACACCAAGGCCAACCCCGGCAAGCTCAACTACGCCTCGTCGGGCAACGGCTCGCTGCAGCATGTGACGGGCGCCATGCTGGAGCAGCAGGCCGGCGTGAAGATGGTGCACGTGCCCTACAAGGGCTCGGGCCCGGCGCTGCAGGACTTGCTGGGCGGCCAGGTGGATCTGACCTTCGGCACCGCGCCTCCCTTCATGCCCCATGTGCAAAGCGGCAAGCTGCGCGTGCTGGCCGTGACGGGCAAGCAGCGCCTGCCCAGTCTGCCCAATGTGCCCACCACCGCGGAAGCTGGCTACCCGGGGGTGAACGCCACTTCCTGGTTTGCCGTGTTTGCGCCCAAGGCCACGCCACAGCCCGTGATCGACAAGCTGGCTGCCGATATCAAGAAGGTGGTGCAGGACCCCGCCTTCAGGAAAAAGGCCGAAGAGCAGGGCGCCACGGCAGACTATATGAACCCTCAGCAACTGGCGGCCATGGTCAAGACCGAATACGGCAACTGGGCGCAGGTGGTGAAGTCGTCCAAAATCGAAGCCGAGTAA
- the uvrC gene encoding excinuclease ABC subunit UvrC, which produces MSSTHSAELLAQVAALPPLPGVYRYFDAAGALLYVGKAINLKRRVSSYFQKEHGGTRIGHMVSKIARLETTVVRSEAEALLLENNLIKTLSPKYNILFRDDKSYPYLKITGVAHRDGKEGEPAFQEFPRIAYYRGAVDKKHRYFGPYPSAWAVKESIQLLQKVFRLRTCEDTVFANRSRPCLLYQIKRCTGPCVDLISPEAYALDVRNAEAMLRGETSELLQQLEARMMAHSDKLEFEQAAEVRNQLTALSRVLHQQAIETTDDKDVDILAVRVQGGRACVNLAMVRGGRHLGDRPYFPANLGDAASVYSSEEEVDAAAEARPVEELVLEAFIAQHYVGVAVPPTLIVSHPVEKRLVELLTEQTGVRITVVQQPREQRRIWLEMAQKNADIQLARLLAEEGSQQARTRALAEALDLPVENLDELTIECFDISHTSGESTKASCVVFHHHKMQSSDYRRFNIEGITGGDDYAAMRQVLTRRYKPVAEAQREAGGAELTGKQPHLPDLVLVDGGKGQVSMAREVFTELGLDLSRIVGVEKGEGRKVGLEELVFADGRDKVYLGHDSAALMLVAQIRDEAHRFAITGMRAARAKVRTGSSSLEDIAGVGPKKRARLLQRFGGVRGVADASVDDLMTVEGISATLAEEIYKALH; this is translated from the coding sequence ATGTCTTCCACGCATTCCGCCGAACTGCTGGCCCAGGTGGCCGCGCTGCCGCCATTGCCGGGCGTCTATCGCTATTTCGATGCTGCCGGTGCCCTGCTCTACGTGGGCAAGGCCATCAACCTCAAGCGTCGCGTTTCCAGCTATTTTCAGAAGGAGCATGGCGGCACGCGCATAGGCCATATGGTCAGCAAGATCGCGCGGCTGGAGACCACGGTGGTGCGCTCCGAAGCCGAGGCGCTGCTGCTGGAAAACAACCTCATCAAGACGCTGTCCCCCAAGTACAACATCCTGTTCAGGGACGACAAAAGCTATCCCTATCTCAAGATCACCGGTGTGGCCCACCGCGACGGCAAGGAGGGTGAACCCGCGTTTCAGGAATTTCCTCGCATCGCCTACTACCGTGGCGCGGTGGACAAGAAGCACCGCTACTTCGGCCCCTATCCCAGTGCCTGGGCGGTCAAGGAAAGCATTCAGCTGCTGCAGAAAGTCTTCCGGCTGCGCACCTGCGAGGACACGGTGTTTGCCAACCGCAGCCGCCCCTGTCTGCTCTATCAGATCAAGCGTTGCACCGGCCCCTGCGTGGATCTGATATCTCCCGAGGCCTATGCGCTGGATGTGCGCAATGCCGAGGCCATGCTGCGCGGCGAAACCAGCGAGCTGCTGCAGCAGCTCGAAGCGCGCATGATGGCGCATTCCGACAAGCTGGAGTTCGAGCAGGCGGCCGAGGTGCGCAACCAGCTCACGGCACTGTCGCGCGTGCTGCACCAGCAGGCGATCGAAACCACCGACGATAAGGATGTGGACATCCTGGCCGTGCGCGTGCAGGGCGGCCGCGCCTGCGTGAACCTGGCCATGGTGCGCGGCGGCCGCCACCTGGGCGACCGGCCTTACTTCCCGGCGAATCTGGGCGATGCCGCATCGGTCTACTCCAGCGAGGAAGAGGTGGATGCCGCAGCCGAGGCGCGGCCCGTGGAGGAGCTGGTGCTGGAGGCCTTTATCGCCCAGCACTATGTGGGCGTTGCCGTGCCGCCCACGCTCATCGTCAGCCATCCCGTGGAGAAGCGGCTGGTGGAGCTGCTGACCGAGCAGACCGGCGTGCGCATCACCGTGGTCCAGCAACCGCGCGAGCAGCGCCGCATCTGGCTGGAGATGGCGCAGAAAAATGCCGACATCCAGCTGGCCCGGCTGCTGGCCGAGGAAGGCTCGCAACAGGCGCGCACCCGTGCCCTGGCCGAGGCGCTGGACCTGCCGGTCGAGAATCTCGACGAGCTGACCATCGAATGCTTCGATATCTCGCACACCAGCGGCGAAAGCACCAAGGCGTCCTGCGTGGTGTTCCATCACCACAAGATGCAGAGCAGCGACTACCGCCGCTTCAATATCGAAGGCATCACTGGCGGCGACGACTATGCGGCCATGCGCCAGGTGCTCACGCGCCGCTACAAACCCGTGGCCGAGGCGCAGCGCGAGGCGGGCGGCGCCGAGCTGACCGGCAAGCAGCCGCATCTGCCCGATCTGGTGCTGGTCGACGGCGGCAAGGGCCAGGTCAGCATGGCGCGTGAGGTATTCACGGAGCTGGGGCTCGATCTGTCGCGCATCGTGGGTGTGGAGAAAGGCGAGGGCCGCAAGGTCGGCCTAGAGGAGCTGGTGTTTGCCGACGGGCGTGACAAGGTCTACCTGGGCCATGACTCGGCGGCACTGATGCTGGTGGCGCAGATTCGCGACGAGGCGCACCGCTTCGCCATCACCGGCATGCGTGCGGCCCGCGCCAAGGTGCGCACGGGCAGCAGCAGCCTGGAAGACATTGCCGGCGTGGGGCCCAAGAAACGGGCGCGATTGTTGCAGCGTTTTGGCGGCGTGCGCGGCGTGGCCGATGCCAGCGTGGACGATCTGATGACCGTGGAGGGCATTTCCGCAACGCTGGCCGAAGAAATCTACAAGGCGCTGCATTGA
- the pgsA gene encoding CDP-diacylglycerol--glycerol-3-phosphate 3-phosphatidyltransferase, with translation MFFTIPTVLTLTRIVAIPLIVGVFYAPLDQATRNLIATVMFVVFAATDWFDGYLARKLNQTSAFGAFLDPVADKFLVCASLLVLVHLQRADVFVALIIIGREIAISALREWMAQIGASKSVAVHMIGKAKTMAQMVAIPFLLYDGVAFGVIDTGVWGQWLIWIAAVLTVWSMVYYLQKALPEIRARL, from the coding sequence ATGTTTTTCACCATCCCTACTGTGCTGACCCTTACGCGGATCGTGGCGATTCCGCTCATCGTGGGGGTGTTTTACGCGCCGCTGGATCAGGCGACCCGCAACCTCATCGCCACCGTGATGTTCGTCGTGTTTGCCGCCACCGACTGGTTCGATGGTTATCTTGCGCGCAAGCTCAATCAGACATCGGCATTCGGTGCTTTTCTGGATCCCGTTGCCGACAAATTTCTGGTCTGTGCATCGCTGCTGGTGCTGGTTCATCTGCAACGCGCCGATGTGTTCGTGGCGCTGATCATCATCGGACGTGAGATCGCAATCTCGGCGCTGCGTGAATGGATGGCTCAGATCGGTGCCAGCAAGAGCGTGGCCGTGCACATGATCGGCAAGGCCAAGACCATGGCACAGATGGTGGCCATTCCCTTTCTGCTCTATGACGGAGTGGCGTTCGGCGTGATCGATACCGGCGTCTGGGGGCAGTGGCTGATCTGGATTGCAGCGGTGCTGACCGTCTGGTCCATGGTCTACTACCTGCAAAAGGCATTGCCCGAAATTCGTGCCAGGCTCTGA